The following are encoded in a window of Telmatobacter sp. DSM 110680 genomic DNA:
- a CDS encoding HEAT repeat domain-containing protein, whose product MTDQENIWDLIGALGSESENVRQRAREEILKRGVEAVPALAEAIDSELIPDEAMAFARGTLAAIQPRFQGEIPDALIEAALAFWAASDPASRALVNFGSAATAPLLALLTQGDKTIYSSMAEALAQIAKVDPSVMPAVIKAIDDDNWIVRKGAAEVLRYAEPRPEEAIAPLIRSLKEEDKDRRSSIVWVLEFFGAAAVPQLLNSLRSPDWCVRAGSACALEMIELGRKVKSDREPYTDMGVVPALVEALSDECVEVLRAAANALSIIGPPEANPAAPVLLNILRERNPLTFPVAASEMRWIRYSDEGLEPGLIDTLASLEDELIDALTDRDSGIRAAAADLLRRIDVPVMFPLVLGLLSAMEDQDEEVRFQTALTMAIIAPRFAARGVPILHSALVHSAERDRIRDAIWGLSRSGRAAAVAIPAIIDALQYYSVADAAAAALACMGPLASAAVPELLRMLQKWDEDTQAPAALALEAIGPESASSAVEILIDRLRDTDEYKRYCAAECLSQMGLPTVKAAIPALLDLATDESDRVRSYAEMAREWLGSDPSQLR is encoded by the coding sequence ATGACAGATCAAGAGAATATTTGGGACCTCATTGGAGCCCTGGGTAGCGAGAGCGAGAATGTGCGGCAGAGGGCGCGTGAAGAGATCCTGAAACGTGGGGTGGAAGCGGTGCCGGCTCTGGCCGAGGCAATTGATTCCGAATTGATTCCGGATGAGGCTATGGCGTTTGCCCGCGGCACGCTTGCAGCGATCCAACCGCGTTTTCAAGGGGAAATTCCTGATGCATTGATCGAGGCAGCGCTGGCTTTTTGGGCGGCTTCCGATCCGGCTTCTCGGGCGCTGGTGAATTTCGGGAGTGCCGCAACCGCGCCCCTCCTGGCCTTGCTTACCCAGGGTGACAAGACTATCTATAGCTCGATGGCTGAGGCTCTCGCGCAGATCGCCAAGGTAGACCCCTCGGTAATGCCGGCAGTGATTAAAGCGATAGACGACGATAACTGGATCGTGCGCAAAGGTGCTGCGGAAGTACTCCGTTACGCTGAACCCCGGCCTGAGGAGGCCATCGCGCCATTGATTAGATCCCTCAAAGAGGAAGACAAAGACCGCCGCTCCAGCATTGTCTGGGTACTCGAGTTCTTTGGCGCCGCGGCAGTCCCTCAGTTGCTCAACTCACTGCGCTCTCCCGATTGGTGCGTTCGTGCCGGTTCGGCATGCGCGCTGGAAATGATCGAATTAGGCCGCAAAGTAAAATCGGATCGCGAACCTTATACCGACATGGGCGTTGTGCCTGCCCTCGTCGAGGCATTGAGTGATGAGTGTGTCGAAGTTCTGCGCGCTGCCGCCAACGCTCTGAGCATAATCGGTCCACCAGAGGCAAATCCGGCGGCTCCAGTACTTCTCAATATTCTTCGGGAGAGGAACCCGCTGACGTTTCCGGTGGCGGCGTCGGAAATGCGATGGATCCGATACTCCGATGAGGGCCTCGAACCTGGACTGATCGACACGCTCGCAAGCCTTGAGGACGAACTGATCGACGCGCTTACCGACAGGGATTCCGGCATTCGAGCAGCTGCCGCCGATCTGTTGCGGCGCATCGATGTCCCGGTCATGTTCCCCCTGGTCTTAGGGCTGCTTTCAGCGATGGAGGACCAGGACGAGGAAGTACGTTTTCAGACGGCGCTGACGATGGCGATCATCGCACCGAGGTTTGCCGCGCGCGGGGTGCCAATCTTGCACTCCGCGCTCGTACACTCCGCAGAAAGGGATCGCATCAGGGACGCGATCTGGGGCCTATCCCGAAGCGGGCGCGCAGCTGCGGTAGCAATACCCGCGATCATCGATGCATTGCAGTATTACTCTGTGGCGGATGCGGCAGCCGCGGCCCTGGCTTGCATGGGTCCGCTGGCGAGCGCCGCGGTGCCTGAATTACTACGGATGCTGCAGAAGTGGGATGAAGATACTCAAGCCCCGGCAGCCCTGGCGCTCGAAGCGATCGGACCAGAAAGCGCGAGTTCGGCGGTGGAGATATTGATCGACCGCCTGCGCGACACCGACGAATACAAGCGATATTGTGCTGCCGAGTGCTTGTCTCAGATGGGCCTGCCGACTGTAAAAGCAGCCATTCCCGCGCTGCTGGATTTGGCAACCGACGAAAGTGATCGCGTGCGGAGTTACGCTGAAATGGCTCGTGAATGGCTAGGCTCCGACCCATCACAATTACGGTAG
- a CDS encoding neutral zinc metallopeptidase: MLLRTVRTTLVFFAVILTASGIAAAQLRFSDAQIRSEINDMQRHLVKVWTAILGSSFDPPRLVYYDSPRKTGCEEISPGNAFYCKKDNTLYIDIGFIADVDREASEHLKSPGNYAGLAVVAHEFGHAVEHNVSPLPGTEGGADCFAGAVFGFAAANNDFPEYAFDEALSFLSIGGDDTVLGFNPNDPKNRTRVIYTWMLFGPLDHGTVVERQSAFLRGFYGGPDFCSGTLKTPSPRTGGDALVSHSLLLSQSTVTSTQNCLVTPSSKGIRVRNYGTDENCVINLLPAATFLPEHVRIELSVTLLPNTAAGRNSRAGIYYGDNRSTTRLVRFGYAPQTSTDAKVVNMDGQPHVEEPDLQGYWYIGNVPHPTSGAQHLTLDIHHEGKNVYFMEFLNGIAVSHNELWQHGTRYRRLNIAAIASSADQAGIWVRGAGSEAIFSDFRVTAIYR; this comes from the coding sequence ATGCTTCTGAGGACTGTCAGAACAACTCTGGTTTTCTTTGCGGTCATCCTTACGGCCAGCGGCATTGCTGCCGCCCAACTGCGCTTTTCCGATGCGCAGATCCGGTCCGAAATCAATGACATGCAAAGGCATCTTGTAAAGGTTTGGACGGCGATTCTCGGATCGAGTTTCGACCCTCCCAGGCTCGTCTATTACGATAGCCCCAGAAAAACCGGATGCGAGGAAATCTCACCTGGGAATGCGTTTTACTGCAAGAAGGACAACACGCTTTATATCGACATCGGTTTCATCGCGGATGTCGATCGAGAGGCATCAGAGCATTTGAAATCCCCTGGTAACTATGCTGGACTGGCTGTTGTAGCTCATGAATTTGGCCATGCGGTTGAGCACAATGTCTCTCCGTTACCCGGCACGGAAGGCGGTGCGGACTGTTTTGCCGGGGCTGTATTCGGTTTTGCAGCCGCCAACAACGACTTTCCCGAGTATGCGTTTGACGAGGCGTTATCCTTCTTAAGCATCGGGGGCGACGATACCGTCCTTGGCTTCAATCCCAACGATCCTAAAAATCGCACTCGAGTCATTTACACATGGATGCTGTTTGGCCCACTCGACCACGGCACCGTCGTTGAAAGACAGTCGGCGTTCCTCCGGGGATTTTACGGTGGCCCCGATTTCTGTAGTGGCACGCTGAAAACTCCCTCGCCGCGGACGGGCGGTGACGCGCTGGTTTCGCACTCTCTACTGCTATCTCAATCTACTGTTACCTCTACTCAGAATTGCCTTGTGACTCCAAGCTCAAAAGGGATCAGAGTACGTAACTACGGCACTGACGAGAATTGCGTCATCAACTTGTTGCCAGCTGCAACGTTCCTGCCGGAACACGTCCGGATCGAACTATCTGTAACTTTGCTGCCGAATACGGCGGCAGGTCGCAACAGCAGGGCGGGCATATATTACGGCGACAATCGATCGACTACCAGACTCGTCCGCTTTGGATATGCGCCGCAGACCTCCACGGACGCAAAAGTTGTAAACATGGATGGTCAACCGCACGTTGAAGAGCCTGATTTGCAGGGTTACTGGTACATTGGAAATGTTCCCCACCCCACAAGCGGAGCCCAGCACCTCACCCTCGACATTCATCATGAGGGCAAGAATGTTTATTTCATGGAGTTCCTCAATGGAATAGCCGTTAGTCACAACGAGTTGTGGCAACACGGAACCCGATACAGGCGACTCAATATTGCGGCCATCGCTAGTTCAGCAGATCAGGCTGGGATATGGGTGCGCGGAGCCGGCTCCGAAGCGATCTTTTCCGATTTTCGCGTGACGGCCATTTATCGCTAA